ttaatattaaaataaaatagCCCTATATTAATGCCaaaactgttaaattttaaaatctaactggaaaagatcatcggGACAAATGacgagacctttgacaagccaccagcttcttgtcctcgtccaggccactagtgtgttagtgGACCTCGTGTAAATTTAGGTAAAAGAAAAAGCAGAACAAATATTgacaaaagaaagaaaagaggaaCAAATACTGAATAAACAAAAGAAATATAGAAACAAAGACAAACAGGAACAGAAGAGAACAGATGGATTTTTTCCCCAAGTAAATTTGTTTGGGTTGCACAGTAATTTATTGTTAATTTTGCAGGAACATAACCCATACGCAAGTGAAGGGCTGACTGTAAGATTCAACTAAATTCAGTAAGTTATAATATTACAATTCATTACTAGCCTATTGTTATTGAACATTAATTCTCTTTCTCCAAGAAATCCTTAGCCTTAGACTTCCTTGAAACACCAAGTGTAATTAGGGACTTCATGAAGACTACAAATTTTAAATACACATACCATccatattatattaattatcaCTTGTAATTTACTTTAAATGAAGGATTCAGAGGACTTGTTTAAATTACATTTATCTTCAATTTTCAGCCTGAATTTGTTCAAGAGGATTTTTAACCCAAGCTACAGTATATCCAGAAATTCTTCTGATTACTTTGAGTTACTGTGCATAGAAACTGTTAAAGCATGGCTGCCGAGGATCAGGAACAGGACAAGGGTAAATGGATAATATACGATTATACAAGCCCATCTCTGCCCTTCAGTGATTGGCTGGAAGAGTGGACTCCCTCTAAAGTAAACAGGTAATACAGACCTATGCCAAAAACCTTGACTACTCTAATATTATCGATGTCTTTGATGCCTTGTTTTCCATGTGAGGTTTCCCTTTTGTATCCTTTTATGTGTTCCTTCTGGGAGTTTCCCCTCTCATAGTCCCAATAGTACAATAGTACTGAGTGTAGTAGCAATTTTATTGATTATGGATTTTGAGTCAtcaataaaaataacaaaacaaATGAGAACATGTACTGAATGCTCGAAGAAAGAGTTGCTTTAAAAGAGTAGGAAGGGTGAAAGAATTAATGATGCTCATCGGGGTATGGCAAAAGTGAATGACTGAGACTTTCTATGGTGGAAGCAGCAGAATAGTGTGTGGGAATATTTTGCAAATGTTAAGTGAAGTCAGAAATGTTAACCTTCGATAAAAACATATATAAACATAAGCGAGGCTGGTGATGTAGTCTTGTAGAACTTTGAAGAAAAGACAATACGTTTCACATCAGTCGTGGAGGTATAAAACTCAGACACCAGCATCATGGCTTTAAATAGAGGAAGAACTAAAAACTCCTATACTGTACTTATATCCAAGTCTTATAAAATGATACAGTGACTTGCAAAAAGTAGGGAAATTTAAAAAAATCAAGTATCAAACTCTCAGTTTCGTGCACATCGGAAGGAACAGGGTGAGGAAATcattgtagtcacctagttgtgcttgcgggggtagagctctgctctttcagcccgcctctcaactgtcagtcaactgttactattaactttttttttttgctcacacacacacacacacacacacactgaagcagCCCACAAcagtgtaactcccaggtacctatttattgctaggtaacaggggcatcagagtgaaagaaactctgcccattttgtttctcactggcgccgggaatcgaaccccggtccacaggcAAATAAACCCCATAGCACACATTGTGACTATGTACATGTGGCGATGCAATTCTGCAGACTCGCCACACAGGGGAGAGGAGTGTGATATTCAAGTTAGATGGTTTATTTATTCACTGTTTCACTTTAGTTTACATAGTGTGTGGAATAACTCACTCTGcataaaattgacaaaaactgATTGAGTACTGTACCTAATCTTACCCAAAGAAACTGAATCTAACCCAACCGAGCCTAACACAGCATAATCTAAGCTAATAAATCCTAACCAAGATACAGTTTTGCCAATCAAAATATAAGCTGTAGAAAAGTAAAGTGTACGATTTGACAATAGCCCACCACCTTCTTTGATGGGGCCCTGCGGATGTTTTTGTACAATACTCCACCATGTGGCTTCCACATAATTCAAAGGGACACTGATGAGTTAGTACAATTTTATGCAGGAAGGGAGAGAATGTTTGTATGGACAAAAGTTCAGAAAGTGAATGTTCGTATAGCGGGGATGGCCTGTTTAGAACAAAGGTCAGCAAATAATGTATAATGTATCACAAGAAAATATCCTTTGTTCATTTTGCTTGAATCCATTGCAAAAATAGTCTAAATACACATGTATCATTGTACATTTATTATAAATGCATTGAGTAATCAAACTCGATAAAATCaaattttagaaatgatttaaaaTGACTCGTTGGTCATTTTGATAAATATTGGTTTACTGTTTGTAACAAACTGTAAAATCTTAAATCTTCACAAAAACATTTTTAATAAATGGCAGATAAACCACCACTGTATAAATAACCTAAAAATACTAATTATTCTATATATGAAAAAATTTACATTTCAAATATAAAAGTAAACTTTTCCAGTCATGAGCATCCACCTCAAGTCTTGTCATGCATGCTGGTGTGTTTTGATTCATCAGTTGCTTGGCAGGTGTGACTCAAATACCAGGGTAAACTATCCACAATTCCTATAGAGTATACACCTAGAGTAGTTCTCTTCTCattgtatactgtatacacaaAGTTAACTTGAATCGTAAACTGTGTTTAGGGATTAACGTATAGTCTAAGGTTAGAAACCAAGGCAAATTGATGCCTTGACCCTGACAGTTGATAGGCATTGCCTTATGTTCCTCAAATATCTAGATACGTTAAAAGTCTTGTTCATCATATTGATTAAGTACAAACTTATTATTGTGAAGCTATCAAAATGCCTAAATACAATATttgcttttttttttatcatacCAAAGGCATAATATCAATTAGTCACTGTGTACAGGATTGTGGTAGTTACAAGTAGGCCTTTATGCATTAAAAGCAAATATCAATTTATCATGTATGTATCTAACTGTGTACACTAAATCATTTTCAGAGATGATGGTGTTTCTTGGATTTGTGTCCAAGGGAGCAATGTTGACCTGTCGCAGGTACCAGATGTTAAACTTTTAGAAGCATGGCGAAACATTGAGACGTCTGGGGAACCAATTAATTTACAGGTCATATATGACCTAGCCAGAACATTCCAGGATACCTCTGGTAAATGGCTCCTTCATGTGGACACAGGGATAAAAGTAGATCGTATTTGGAAGAATATTGCCAGTGGTATTGTGGAAGGTAAACTTCCAGCAAATTCTGCAAAAGTCAGTTCTTATGCCGGTGTGCAACATGCTGTATGTATTTACAATAATAACTTTACAGATGAACAGGAAGTGTGTCATCTAGAAAGAGGAATACGAAATATTGGCATAAAATCCCAGCTCTCCTATAAACCTGAAATTTTCACGCACATTGGATTATATCGACATAACAATTGGAACATCCGTCCAACCATATATAAGAGTGATTATGAGCTCACTACCAAACAGTCAATAATCAAAACAAATGAAGAGAGTCCCCGAACTCTAACGTATTGAATTTGatttaatttaaataattttcaaTACAATAATGTGGAAAACCATTCTTAGACAATGATGGTTGAGCACAAACCGAAacacccctggaaacacaaaccgaaactgtctctattttccgcttgtttcaacttgtaataaagttgttacatcttggcttaacgtgtttatgacgtattagaacgttgttacaacttgctatattggttgttataactggttaggaggtgttaaaacttgttcgaacgttgtaccaacgtcgtagtttcggtgtgtgtttggcggggatgCTCTTgcttgagaaaatcagtaggagctatgaggaggattcaaacctgctcacttggtactcccaagctaGTGCACTAGACCACGACACAGTAAAAGCAATGCAATCTGGGATTCAGCTGAATCCACTAGGAATCCTAATGGATTCTTAGTTGGGAGCCCAAATCAGGGGTTTCACACAATGCTCCTGAGCACTCTGGCTTGGTGATTAAGTAATTGACCTCCAAAACTTAACACATTTCATTGTGTCAAGTAATTGACCTCCAACActtgacacatttcattgtgTCAAATACACAATAAAATCATGTTAATgttatgtatcaatgagaaaatcagttggaGCCATTTAGTAGTCTAGGACGCtagcttgggagtaccaagtgattgggttcgaatcctaaaggctcctactaattttctcattgatacatcaagtTAATGTGATTTTATAGTATATTTGACAAGAAGCGTTGGAGGAGAACTACTGGACCATTAGACAGAGTGcatggacaggggggggggggggggggggaatgcttaAAACCCTGATTGGGCTTCAGTTGTAAACTTCAGGAATCCTAGAGGGTTCAGTGGAAGCCCATGTTGCAttgcttttaccatgtcgtggtgtggtggtctagGGTGCTAGCTTGGTAGTACCAAgtgagcgggttcgaatccttctcatggcGCCTACTGATTTTCTCTTCGATATATCATGTTACTGTgatttaattatatattatatatagtctTTATTGGTTAGGATCATCTTTGATACTATCATTGCAAAATAATCAGTTACTCATATATTTCATAATTTTTAAGTAACAGTATTGTAGACACAGGCTGGACAGCGGTGCTGTTAGCTTATGCTGCttatgccagccttggttgcttacTTGGTACTGAGGCCGTCACACCCAGGAACAGTGTCCaccatttttttcaaaatggtgtctgttttctgGAGGCCTGAGAAAGCCGATGCGAGTCCTGTGTACCTACTGGAGTATTATTCTTACGTGGTATGTTAAATCATCCCTAGATAACTGGCGCAGCGGATAGGTTAAGATATCAGCAATAAGTCTTAAGTGGAAAAAAGTAACCGTAACTAATCAGTTGTACACCTTTTATATAATAATCAGCTTTAATGTTTTTTGTATTGTGGTTTTGTTATACTAATACTAACTAATGTTGATTTTAAGTAAGATtatatcaattttattagtcCATAAGCTTTTTTCCAGTGGGAGCTGTTGGATGAAAGGGACCAACATTACATATGGTTTACTATGTAACGACACTTTTAACCGACAGTGCCCACTGGGCACTGCATTTattttacatgtatatatgtattacagtatatattttacATGATAATTATATTTTACATTTAATCTGTTACAGGAACTATCCCTGCTAAGTCATACCATAGATACTCCACTGTATTATAAATACAGTGGAGTatctgtattttatataataaacaATACCACTGTATTTTTCCGGTGGATAGGACACATGGTTATAACAAGTTTAAGCTCAATGTCGTGGCTTAGACAAAAGAGCATGGTAATAGAGTACCTGTACACTTATAAACACTTACTAAATGTATGTTTCAACATACTCAAAAATATTCTTACAAATAACTTTATAAAATAGAGGGCAAGTCTTAAGTGAGCTTCTAGTAGTATGGTTATTTCAGACCTTCTGATGGCTACTATGGACCTTCTAGTGGTTACTAGGACCTTTCAAGTGGTTATTAGGGACCTTCTAGGGATATTAAGTCAAAGCAAGCCTTGCATGCtggaaaatacagtacagtactgtatattatttTGGTTATTGAAAATTTGTAGTTTAGTAAGCATGGTACATTGTTACTGCCTTAAATGTATCTACATGCTAGCAAAAAATGTATAAAATTTTGATGCAGCAAAAAAAATGCAATAATCTCAAATcataattttgtttatttttCCATTTCCAAAGGAACTGCAAAAATATGAATTGGAAAACATTTGATTGACAATTTAGTAATTGTTATAGACAACTATTATTTATCGTTTTTGCAATGACAGTATTCATAGTTTCACTTTAACTAAAAAGAGTGTGTTACACTTTTACAAATAGGGGCAGCTGGTACCACTTACCTTTTTGGGCTGGTGTAAATTTTTCTGGCAGTATTTTCTGGTACACAGTTTTCATGGGCATTATCATTAGATGAATCATCATCATGCAGTCCTATGTGGCATGCTCTAGATACTCTTGCAAATTATATTCATCCTATTATTACTAAAAGATGGCAGCACTGTGTTTTTGTAATTACATTTTATGCACCATTTGCTTCCATTGAGCTCTGCAcattttttgttttataaatatCAGTACAGTTATGGATATGCCAGATATTTCCCAAGTAAGAACTGATGAAATTTTAATGTGTACAAAATATTGGGGAGGAAGTTGTGAAGGAAGCGGAAACTGGTGCTAATGGCCGAAAAGTGTAAGAGTTTTTTCTCGAGCAATGCCGACTTTGCAATAGCAGAATCACGATGAAAAGTGGGCATTACATTAGTAATGAATTTGCCCGCAATCTTGCCAATCCTCCAACAGATATGGGGAAGAGGAGTACTGTATTAACATTAGTAGTGGAACCATTGTGACTTAAGCTCTTGTATAGCTACATAAATCTTAATATTGTTTAAGTCATTTAACTGTCCATTGGTGCTGTGtttcttgaaaaaaaaaaaaaaaaaaaaaagttctaatCCCATCAAGGAATGCACCTTGTGTCAAGGAAGACTTAAGTGTAGGTTAAGGAAGCATCAAGTAAGAAGAGGGACAGATTTGATATACAGGGAATAGAAACAAAGGAAGTAAAGTTTACAGTTATATTTGTCAGAACACCACCTAGGGTTaagagagaggggagaagagAGGAACAAGAGATGATAATAGGAAAATGGTTGGCTTATGGACGTTATCACCAATCTTGGTAGATGGAAGTAGTACGGACAGAAACATCAATGCAAGAGCATTTTCATTGGAAAAGTCAACATGAGTTTGCTTGCTAGTATTTTAAGAGAAGAGCAGAGATGATAAAGGGTTCCAAAAGATTATCTTGCTAGCAATCACCTCAGAGGGCATGTTTAAAGTTAAAATTACCTATAAAGAATAGAGGCTCTTGTAAAATTGtaaaagttgcttaaaaatgaatTAGAAAATAGGAAAGGAGAAAGAGAATACCATATAACTTGCAATTATGCAAGCAGTAGTGTAATGGATGCTCAATGAAAAAGTATGATGATGAAAAATCATCATTTCAGATTAAAAGAGCAGTGATGCTAGGATAACTGCTACGAGGATGAGGTAATGTTAAAATAGTATAACTACCAAAGTCAGTAGGACAAATGGCAAGCCTGAAGATGGACACAACAGATCAAACTTGGAAATTAAAAAATTAACACTTTAGTGCACACGGCACTTGCTGAAAAtaaagcgggttgtgcgcgcggcgttctgggcactcaagcgtaaacacaaaaaagtgtataatcttttcacgctcctaacatcaattctcgagctacgtttttcattttggtatcaatgcgttggcaataaaattctctacaagatcatatgcataaaatgtcaccgaagcatttggtatcccaccacgaagtaaataaacacgaagatgactcgccgtgacacccaaacaggaagtaaatgttcatactctttcgtttgttgccagcctcacagtcatcctacagcgctcattttgacatcactgaactcgcaataaaattccccacccagacatatgcctatcaatatctaattatggtatcgggtgacccgcacgagtgggaactgggcgaagggttagccgtgatttcagcagcgacgacactggtgtgatgcagcgctttgaatgtttatacttatttcactatcctgacattatttctggagctacgtatttcatttttatagcaatgtgttcgcaatagaaagttctataagaacatgggtagagttggccaacacagcgtcaaataaatttgcggcgaataaaatcttacgcgtgtttgtacccgtgagcgtcaaaagtttttactttgctcatgtttttcaagtttatacttgtttcacaccgtttttttcttttgtatagtgttcggaataaaattccctacacagacatatgcatatcaaatacaattccttggaattcacatctgtagagatgacggaaaacacacaaccggaacccgctcttgagactccaactcacacccgcaacacccacaaaaaaagtttctcttgtttcgtgtatacttactttagttttcgtgctacagttctcatttaggtatcaaaatattcctaagaaaatagactacaatactgaaacaatctaagacaattatgtgtacttaccaaagcaaagacgattgtagtaaaataagttgagcattttatctccactccacctccttcaggtactgattcctgaagttgctcaacagatgttcctaggtggagtgaagctggtgtgggtggttatttcttgtccacccaatacacccttttcctgtgataagtggtgtaacaaggtatgacgcaaagtggaacatcgcatgtcttgcacgctataccagtttccttcctgatacccgactttgcacacacttcacacctgcgacgtttggggatttttaccagctcatgtttcaatgtatagttcaggcgagtctctgctataacaacacgtcgctgttgtctctgggttggcaataaactactgtctgaatcgtcgctctcactattgttttcaaacactaatgtggaatatgaattatcttcatcagattcagcttcagcactaggtgtagacgtgaagagagggcgcctcacacccgacgggccaggtgttgacgggtcagcagcaggatacacaggaccagtgtcatcatttatgtctggagcatgaactagatgtggagatggtgtagttgttgcaggccactctgccttgtcaaatttcaataaagaccaaatagcaacttcatggaactggagcagagttagtttccttcgatcatctgtgttggccttgtacaatgcataagcgttttgcaatgccatttgtaagaaataaaatgttattttcttggtccacttgtgacatttcctggcgaaatggtaatactttaccatttgatcaaagtggtAGATTATaccttcatgaacttattgtagtcaacaatggcctgtggtttgttcaccacaacctgctgtagtcttactgttccatctgccctgcgaactctttttcttttctgaactttctttgtgtctgcattGTGTAGGTTGGTAATCATAGAGACAACTCGCTTGTCGCCCGCAACTCGCCCCCTCCTCCTCAGTTTGGCTTTCAGTCTCATCCTCTGTTGAGTCATCCCCAAGGGGTCTACGGCCCCCAATTTCAAATTCTTCTTCTACATCCTCACCTTCTGCATCACTTCGTTCATTTTCAGCTTGATCAAAGGCATCCAAGACATTGGGAATCTTGGTGGGAGTGAGCCTCATACCAGCAAACCTCCTATAGATGGCAGTAACCCTGTCTTTTCCACTTGATTCTGAGGCTCCTGTAGCCGAAACACCGCTTGGGCCTGGTGTTGGATCCATTATTGATGAATTTAGTGggttataaacacacacaaacgggTAATAATCCTTGAAAACGTGCGAGTTTGGCGGCCGAGGGGAGAGAGATCCGATCACGTGACGGATCGCTGGGTCAAGGCCTGTCACGTGACCCAGTAGGCCGACGTGACTTGCGGCCTACCCgagagaacgggaatttcatggcgcggagtttgaaacaaaccccaagtaaatcggatttaaactggattttttacaaatattttaaaccgcaccgtaaatttacgtcgtgatccgacaagcggttagggaaaacgcccgtaattccaagtcgaaaatccagaaAAGTGTTAAGGATACAAAGTCAGCAAAATTGAGTAAGGGGTTGATAAAACACACTTTATGTAAAATGATAATCTTAAGCCCCTACTGAACTGCTTAAGTGGCAAGATTTTTGTCTTGAGTAAAATCTTATAATCAATAGGAAAAACAGATGGGAGGAAAAATAAATGACTAGAGTAAACATGAA
The window above is part of the Procambarus clarkii isolate CNS0578487 chromosome 84, FALCON_Pclarkii_2.0, whole genome shotgun sequence genome. Proteins encoded here:
- the LOC123774902 gene encoding UPF0696 protein C11orf68 homolog, which produces MAAEDQEQDKGKWIIYDYTSPSLPFSDWLEEWTPSKVNRDDGVSWICVQGSNVDLSQVPDVKLLEAWRNIETSGEPINLQVIYDLARTFQDTSGKWLLHVDTGIKVDRIWKNIASGIVEGKLPANSAKVSSYAGVQHAVCIYNNNFTDEQEVCHLERGIRNIGIKSQLSYKPEIFTHIGLYRHNNWNIRPTIYKSDYELTTKQSIIKTNEESPRTLTY